In the Zingiber officinale cultivar Zhangliang chromosome 5A, Zo_v1.1, whole genome shotgun sequence genome, aaaataattttagagggaaaaaacgaaaggcgtaaggttttatttttaccctatacaaacgacaaagccacgaaaaatgcttgaatggtggttgcaccagttcaaagcgatcccgctctgataccaattgtcggATCGAGActgcactagaggggggtgaatagcgctcgtggctaaatcgttcgtttatcggaatcgtaaatcgtacgagaaagtaacagagtaataagcagcggaataaaaatagtcaaacacagagacacagggaagatttacttcgtttggagcctaaggcgactcctactcgaaggcccgcgatccttgatcgctttcggtgggcaacaactataagctcgataagaattacaaattacaatgaaagtattgaTATAACTTTGTACCGAAAActtaagaaaaaagaaaattggagctccgggtcgtcggaatgtcgcaacagcacttcggaatgactttgttagcagcacgttgaagaaggaaagcctggaacttgattgattgaagtgctggtcgaaacccccttataaagggtgttcaaggcgccttgaaggctgttcaaggcgcctccatgctgccgagtcctccgcgtggatgaaacttgaactggtcgaacttcatctgtttaaggcaccttataccctgctcaaggcgccttccaaggcgccttatacccccttcaaggtgcctccattgaagcttcgtaGCCAgatcagcttttgcacccgaggcgcctccaagctccatgaaggcgcctcggacactgttcatcaaaggctttaggttgctcctttgcacctgcaagatacgttagtcccaaacactattctacaacacaaagttagcacaataattatgataaatgaagtatagaccgtcttcggactgtccgagtctgacttcaggtttccgaccaaaaaccctaggtcgactcgacgcctactgttccctctatggggaacgagtcctcacctactccactcagaagatttacctgttgccagtgtgatcctctagatcgactggacttttgctcagcactcgacgcttccagacattctgctggacatccgcttcccggctagtccagtcttttacctggttcgcgacaccaggactttccacctagggttaccaccccctaggacttttgcctaaagccatcgacctgccaagactttccgcatagggttaccacccctatgacctatggttaccgcctcctagggttttccctttggctaaccgcagttaggacttttctccacctagggttaccgtcccctaggacctagggttaccaccccctaggttttcacctgcctaaccgcagttaggactttcctgaaacactcattcaacatgttagataacaacacgacttaactttgaactctttgccattatcaaaacttgggttcaatcgtcggatgcttctcgcaccaacaattatttgttctggtgcattggtaggcaatttatatactttaaatccaatttctcccacaaagcaaaatattgaaattaataacacatattctaactctaataagagaaaagaaccttcggaaatgaaccaaacgcatctttggcatctaaggcttggtcatattaacttaagtagaattcaaaggcttgtagtcgatggactcttaggtccattagagttggaaaactttccaacatgtgaatcctgcttggaaggtaaaatgaccaagagaccttttaaggtcaaggggtatattgccaaagaagcgttagaactagttcattctgatttgtgtggtcctatgtctatctagactagaggtggttttgaatattttgtctcttttatagacgattattcaagatatggatacatttacctgatgcgccgtaagtctgagtgctttgataagttcaaagagtacaaggctgatgtggagaaacctctaggtaaaagtatcaagacactaccacttgtgaaaaatgactttttacttcGCCACAATTTACTTCATCAATTTAAATATACGAAGTAAAAGTGTATAAGCAACTTCGCTGAAAAAATCGACGAAGTATATACAAATATAGACTTCGCAGATTTAAAAACATGGGCTTCGCTTTAAACTGAAATAAGCTATTACATTGGAAAGTTGTTAAATACCGAAGTAGTAACATCGTGAATACAATTTTTAGTGTTTACTCCGAAGTAATAGTACAAGAGTTAACTTTTATTTTGAGACCACTTTTATTTCCCCCCACTTTTTCATTTTCTTGGGTTAGGGCTCCCCTCTGCCGAAATTGAGTtgttggacctcctcttccttccccttcatttCAGTCCTCTCCACTCCCCCTTGTTAGGGCTTCCGATTTGGAGTCTTAGGCAACAGAGACGAAGGTTTCCTCGTTAGGGCTTCCGAAATAAGGTTTGGCAACTTGAACTTTCTTACGCAGGGTTTAGGTTGCAAGTGTTTGAGATATACCGTATGTTTTCAATTTGACAGAGTTGGCGGAAGGCTGAGGTCCAGGTTTCTTTCCTtcgatttctttttcttattcttcttctttttctcctcctttattttgcaaaatcatGTTTTAGACGGTCTCCAATTTATTGTAGGTTTGGTGCTATTCTTCCAACaaagacaagtgtttggaatttttttttgcttttttttttcagtCTCTGTGTTTACGAGGTCATTACCTAAAGGGCTGATTCATGTGCTTTCTTGGAGTAGATACTTCTGTTTTCGGTTGTTCTTTATTTGGTTTGTTGTTGTGGATCGTGTATTGTGGGATTGCTTTTTGTTGTGAAAGTTTATACCAATTAAAATTGTTGGTTTTTGATGTAGAAGAATGCATTTCAGCTGcacaaatatagatttttattgagcactGACAATACTTCATGAGATTTATGAGTCATCCCATGCTTTCGTTCTTTATATATCCACATATTGTACAAAATACGCATTATTTTTCTTCATGATGAGTAGAAAATATTGACAGCTGTTGGAATGAGTATAAAATACGGAACTGTGCTCGATATGAATTTGACTACCTTTTTGCAGTCTTACTCTAACTTTCGCTTAACATATATGTAGTATCTTCAGGTTTTGATCAAAGAACACATTGAGCTAGCGGTAAATAATTTTAGCACGATAATTCTGAAGAAGTTTCTTGGGATTCTGTTGTACTATAATGGATAAATCCTGGATTTACTTAGATAGGAGGTCCAAAGAGTATGAGGAGGGTGTGGAACAATTATTAGAAGTTGTTTGCAGAATCCACATATCGACCCCAATTTAATTcattgtccttgttgcaaatgtatGAATCTTAAAAAGGGAGCGGTTATGTGGATTCGGGAGCATCTTTACTTCAATGGTTTcagtaaaaattatttgaattggattTGGCATGGTGAGGCTGCGGAGAATGATAGATTAAATTCGAGTGTCAACCAACAGGCAACTGATAATTGTCATGATGATTTTGAAACTGTTAATTTGTGTGAGGCAGCGTATGATAACCATACAGAAAATCCAGAAGCATTTATGAAGTTTTTGGAGGAAGCAGAGAAGCCACTGTATAAGGGATACAAACGTTACACAAAGTTGAGTGCACTTGTAAAACTATACAATACCAAAGCAAGGCATGGGAtgagtgatgctctattttcagATCTACTAGCAGATTTTGGGGACATGCTGCCAGATAACCACAATCTGCCATCGTCAATTTATGAAGCAAAGAAGACGTTGAGTTGTTTGGCTTTGAGTCATGAAAATATTCATGCTTGTTCCAATGATTGCATCTTTTATAGGAAACAATATAAAGACTGCGTAAGCTGCCCGAAATGTGGCTTATCAAGATGGAAGCTAACCAAGAAAAATGTTGAGAAGAAAGGTGTTCCTACCAAAGTGGTTTGGTATTTCCCTCCCATACCAAGATTTAagcgcatgtttaaatctttagaaACTTCCAGAAATTTAACATGGCATGCAGATAGCACAAGAGTTGTTGGTCAGTTACGCCATCCAGTTGATTCACCGTCATGGAAATTGGTGGATCATATGTGGCCCGACTTTGGAAGTGAGGCAAGAAATATTCGCTTGGCACTTGCAGCCGATGGAATTAATCCTCACAGCAATCTTAGTAGTCGCTACAGTTGCTGGCCAATCATGCTGGCCACATATAATTTGCCTTCATACATGTGCATGTAAAGGAAATTCATCATGCTAACGATGCTTATTTCAGGGTCGAAACAGCCTGGAAACGATATCGACGTCTACCTTGAGGTTCTAGTTGATGATTTGCAGCTGTTGtgggaaggagttgatggagtTTATGATGCTTATCGAAGGGAGGTTTTCACTCTTAAAGCAGTTCTTTTATGGACCATCAACGACTTTCCTGCATATGGTAACCTTAGTGGATGTACTACACATGGTTATTACGCATGCCCAATATGTGGTGAGGATACTTATGCAAAGCACTTACAAAATGGGAAGAAAATGTCATTTGCTGGGCATAGACGATTCCTACCACGATTTCATCCATATCGGAGGCAAATAAAGGAGTTTAATGGCATGGAGGAACTTGGTGAAGCAGGTAGGCCATTATCTGGAATTAAGTTGTTTGACAAGCTTTCAGACATAACATGTGAGTTTGGAAAGAAAACAAGTGTGAaggggaaaataaggaaaaaagcaaaggagaatattgtggaagacattgaagaagaaaagtatgttggagctacaaatttcagtaaatgttggaagaagaagtcaatTTTTTTCAATCTTCCATACTGGAAATACCTACATGTTAGGCATTGTCTCGATGTTATGCACATTGAGAAAAACGTTTTCGAGTCTCTGATTAATACTTTGATGAACATCAAGGGAAAAACCAAGGACAATGTGGCAGCTAGGTTGGACATGGTTCAGATGGGAATTAGGCCTCAATTGGCTCCTAAAATTGGTGAGAAAAGAACATATCTACCTCCTGCAGCATGCTCATTCACAAAAAATGAGAGATTACAAGTATGTAGGTCATTAATGGATATAAAAGTTTCGGAAGGTTTCTCATCAAACATGAAGAATCTTGTCTGCATTGATGAGATGAAGCTGAGTAGCTTGAAATCACATGATTCTCATGTTATAATGCAGCACTTCCTGCCAATAGTCATACGTAATTCTCTGCCAAAATATGTTAGATATATTGTCATAAGATTATGCTTCTTCTTCAAAGATATTTGTTGCAAGATTATCGATGTAGCCAAGTTAGATAAGCTGCAATCTGACTTGATCGTTACACTCTGCTTATTGGAGCAGTATTTCCCCCCTTCTTTCTTCGATATCATGCTCCACTTAACAGTTCATCTTGTTCGTGAAGTCCAATTATGTGGACCAGTCTACTTCAGatggatgtacccatttgaaagatgcaTGAAGGTGTTGAAAAGTTACGTAGGCAGTCGAAAATATCCGGAAGGTTgcattgttcggagatatgcagcAGAAGAAGCAgttgaattttgttcagaatatCTCAATGACCTTGATCCTGTTGGGGTCCCTAAATCACTACGTGACCCAAATGCAAGCATTCCTGGATTCTCAGCAAGCAATTCATCAATCATCATCCAACAAATTGATCTCCAACAAGCACACTTGACTGTTCTAGAAAATACAGAAGAAATATCTCCATACATTATGTAAGTGTACTGCATAACTAATAATTATATGTACTTGGCAGTCCATATGTATTCATGAAAATAAAACTTTAGAAGTTTACTTCTTCAGTGAACACAAATCCTTCTTAAAGACAATGTTTCCCAAAAAACAGAAAGATGCAAGGTGGATACAAGATGCTCATAATAAGAGGTTCATTGATTGGTTTCGTGCAAAGGTGATGTAGAAGATGCTAACATACAATATTTGTTAATAATTGTTTTGATCACACTAATTAATAGGAATGCATGTCAGGTGGCTGCTGAAATCGATAGTTGCAATGGTGGAATGACATCGTCATTGAGATGGCTAGCCCATGGACCATGTGTGCGAGTCTTAAAGTGTGATAGCTATGTCATAAATGACAATTTATACCAAACAAAAGAGCGGGATGATGAGAAAGTTTGTCAAAACAGTGGTGTTTCTCTACTTGCCAACACGATGCTTGTTTGTAGTGTCAAAGATAAGAATCCCGTGTTAGAGAATGTGACTTTTAATGGAGTTATTGAAGAGATATGGGAACTAGACTATCATCAATTTCAAGTTCCTCTTTTCAAGTGCGCATAGGTATCAAATGACAAAGGAATACAATACAATGATGAATGTGGCTTCACCTTAGTTAATCTGAACAAACGAGGCCACCagaaggatgaatttgtgcttgcAAGTCAAGTTAGACAAGTATTTTATGTTGCTGACCCGCTGAACAAAGGGTGGTCAATAGTGCTTCAAGTTCCAAATAGATGTTACAAGGGAGAAGAGGATCTTTGGACCAGAATTCCCGAAGCTCGACCAATTGATAATGTTGATATTCATtgtattcctacacatgaaggatACTTTAGATCTTCTAAAAAGGGTTTCTTTGTAACAAACAAGAAAAAATGATGTTTTCCACTTTTATGTCATCTGCattaatatttattgtttttactagtattatttttacttgttcgtatgtgttaatgttattatttgtatcacgtcttcttttattatattgtcacTGCAGACTTTATATACCGTTATCTCATCATTTATTTTCCTATATGCAGGGAAAAGAAAAATGCGTCCTAAAAAACAGCGAAAAATAGCAAAATATGATGAGCCACGTGTAGTTGAGGACACCGAACTACACCAAGATGCTGATGGGTTAGCAGCTGCAGAGCTATGAGGAGAGACTGAAATAGAAGAACCTCCTATTACTGGGCAGAAGAAGACTCGGGGGCCTACATCAATGTGCAGACTTATTGCTGCTGCAAGATGGGGAAAAAAGTCGACGATTGAATATGATGACATGGGACGACCTGTGTACAATGAAAATGGGAaggctgttgggttcttcgggccgcgaaaaccgcttttcgagtcgcggaaaccccgaatcacccatagccatggatccgtgcaaggtaaaaatttcgaaaaaccaaATACGAGTTTAgaaatctttagatctactcctagatctacatgttaagaaatttataccttcgatgcgtgccctttcgtaatcccgctcgtccaaaggcgccggatcttgagagtgtcaacgtagacactcctctaatgatatccacacgaacaaggagtgtctctcacactcaaggatggagaagagaactccaagtgtgctagcactttctagagctctcagataggatttaaatggagggaaaaagaaagaagaaaggaaactcttacactcaagaagtagtctcctcttttgtgaccttcaccctttctttcttctcttggaatacaactcaaccaccttctctcccttcttggaacccacgaccaaaagagaggaaaaaagcaagagagagctaaggaggaagaagatggaatcaatgagaatgaattgcattcactctccttcatgtgtgtgtaacccccttcccatttaatgtggccattaaagaggggatttgtaacctccatgaggtggcacacacatgtgcaaccatgatgatgtggagcatcatcaatggtccaccttatgccaactcacaaatgaggtggcaaatggtcaagtcaaaattgacctttgatcttccttctcaaatcaagtcaaacttgaccaaatctctctcatggttgatctaatctaaccatttgattcaagccaacttaatataatgaatctaattcatttaattaaattgattcaatgagtcataatccaaattagactcattgaacacatgaatcaacttgagtccaactcaattagcccaatttggattactcttaatccaatttggttcatcacatgaacctaatccaattggttcatcacatgaacctaatccaattggttcatcacatgaacctaatccaattggttcatcatatgaacctaatctccatccacttgttctttgtgtgtgacccaataggttcttgtaacgttggcaatgtttctaaactcctttagaaacataagcaatgagcgacatctagcaatacatcattgctacccaagttacaagaaatgtcgagatccaacatcaccttgtgactactaattgtgactcctcacaatatgtgacattgtccttctatccttgacatctagattgatcaatgtgaggtatagaccgtgtcatcctctaatcaatctaaatcttgtactccaagtagactcactcgatcaaatgagctcaacatctaatgttgactcatttgggcatggccatgcacttcgtggtctaactctatcaagaatactgatgtcgctcccgtcatatgggagggatagatcccatctacatcactcacatccctctgcataatttgttacatacccagtaatcgcctttatagtccaccctgttacgggtgacgtttgacgaaaccaaagtacataactccttatgtagggatccatggtgactttaggtcaaaggactaatagtcatactaatagccacatgagaaagtatatgacactcatataatgatccatgatactttctcatggcgggtcattcagtatacattctctaatgcatacccatgtgtcagcttgatatctctatatccatgacttgtgagatcaagtcatcgagctgacctacatgctagtcttattgtattaacattgtccctgaatgttaatactcgactaggaatgatttagagtagtgttccctatatcatctcactatcgattcaaccaatcgattgatataggtaagaaccttctactcaaggacgttactatacttattttatttgcCACTAATACAaacaagcataataaccaaaaccaaatgccttaatatatatacaagaatatgatatacatgagtccatacaatcatcaaatgattgactctagggctctaactaacaatctcccactagcactagtgccaatcagtataggctctaaggcctaatgacctagtgtgaccatcatgctttctctgtgccaaagccttggtcaagggatctgcgatgttagcctctgtaggtactctacaaatcttgacatctcctctatcgataatctctcgaatgagatggaagcaccgtagtatgtgcttggtccgctggtgtgagcgaggttccttcgcctatgctatagctccattgttgtcacaatagagctcaactgggtcagcgatgctaggaaccaccccaagttcagtgataaacttgcggatccaaactgcctcctttgctgcctctgatgcagcaatatactcggcctctgttgtagaatcagctactgtgtcctgcttcgaactcttccagctcacagcaccaccatttaagcaaaacacgaaccctgactgcgatcggtaatcatcctgatcggtctagaagctggcatcactgtaaccctttacagttagctcatcattacctccatatatcaagaaatattctttattccttcgtaagtacttaagaatattcttgaccgctatccagtgactttcacctggatctgactggtatctgctcgtcatgctcaaagcatacaagacatcaggtcgagtacatagcatggcgtacatgatcgatcctatggctgaggcataagggatctgatccatgcgatctctctcttctctagaagagggaccttgagtcttcgaaagactcacgccatgtgacatcggcagaaatcccttcttggaattctgcatggcaaaccgaaggagtaccttgtcaatgtatgtactctgacttaggccaagcaatctcttagatctatctctatagatctgtatccctagaatgcgggatgcctcacctaagtccttcattgagaagcaactccctagccaggtcttgacagactgaagcatagggatgtccttcccaatgagtagtatgtcatccacatacaatatgagaaagacaactatgtcccctacaaccttcttgtagacacatggctcatcttcgttcttgatgaaaccaaactgtttgatcgcatcatcgaatcgaagattccagctccgagaagcttgctttagtccataaatggacctatgcagcttgcatactctactagtatgctgtggatctacaaaaccctcaggttgtgtcatgtacacatcctcgagtaggtttccattcagaaacgcggttttgacatccatcttccatatctcatagtcatggtaggctgcaatagcaaacatgatccgaatggacttaaacatcgctactggagaaaaggtttcatcatagtcaataccatgaatctgcttgaaacctttagctaccaagcgacccttatagataggtccatccatgtcagtctttctcttaaagacccacttacacccaatgggttttaccccttcaggtggatcaaccaaagtccatacttggttggtgtacatggattccatttcggatctcatggcctctagccatttctcaaaatctggtctcatcacagcttcctgataggtggtaggctcatcctctatgagctcaacgtcatcatggtcagacaagagaaatgagtatctctgaggctgacaacgtaccctgtcagacctgcgaagaggtatgtctacttgaactggttgttgttcctcaactccttgtggaacaacatcatccacaacactttgtggttccagttcaacttccatcgaggcatcagtactattgttcgcatcttgaacttcttcaagatcgaacgtgctcccactagtctttctagaaacaaagtccctttctagaaagaccccagtctttgccacaactaccttgtgctgacttggaatgtagaagtaatatcccttagtttccttgggatatccaatgaaatagcacttgtcggatttgggtcctaatttgtctgagacttaacgtctaacgtaagcctcacaaccccaaatcctcatgaaagacacctgggcatctctccttgtccatatcctatatggtgtctttatcacgaccttggatggaactcggttgagtataaaagctgccgtgtctagagcataaccccaaaggtatgtcggaagatctgtgtgactcatcatagatcgtaccatatctaatagagtacgattctcctttctgatacaccattccactgtggtgttccaggaggcgtgagttgggataaaatcccacactcagctaagtagtcacgaaacttatggcttaagtattcaccacctcgatctgatcgaagtatcttaatactcttgccaagttggttctgtacttcactcttgaattctttgaacttttcaaaggattcagacttatgtgtcatcaagtacacataaccatatctactgaagtcatcagtaaacgtgatgaagtacctataaccgcctctagcagcgacattgaaagggccacatacatcactatgtatgagtcctaacaaatcagttgctctctcgctatgcccactaaagggggtcttggtcatcttgcctcgtaggcatgactcgcatatctcatatgattctaaatcaaatgagtccagcaaaccatccttatggagctgggataagcgcttgtcatttatatgacctaagcgacagtgccagaggtaggtttggttcatatcgttcgatttgaacctcttggtactaacgttatagatagggctctcaaggtctagaatatagagtccgtttatcagaggtgcactacaatagaacatatcgtttaaatagacagaacaacatttgttttttattataaacgaaaatcctttcttgtccaaacaagaaactgaaattatgttcttagtcaaggtaggcacataacaacaatcatctaattctagtacaagcccagagggaagagatagatgataagttcctacagcaatagcagcaactcgtgctccattgcctactcgtaggtctatctcacccttcgtcaatgccctgctatttctcagcacttgtacattagaacaaatgtgcgaagcacatccggtatctaatacccacgatgaagaaatagagaggttgacttctataacatgtatacctgaagtagaaatcttatttctcttcttcttaagatcttccaggtattctttggagttcctcttccagtgccttgcttgtccttgatataggtgacaaagatgttcaaccatatcgtaagcaccatcaactcatgttgcttctgaagctcagagttca is a window encoding:
- the LOC121979431 gene encoding uncharacterized protein LOC121979431 produces the protein MWIREHLYFNGFSKNYLNWIWHGEAAENDRLNSSVNQQATDNCHDDFETVNLCEAAYDNHTENPEAFMKFLEEAEKPLYKGYKRYTKLSALVKLYNTKARHGMSDALFSDLLADFGDMLPDNHNLPSSIYEAKKTLSCLALSHENIHACSNDCIFYRKQYKDCVSCPKCGLSRWKLTKKNVEKKGVPTKVVWYFPPIPRFKRMFKSLETSRNLTWHADSTRVVGQLRHPVDSPSWKLVDHMWPDFGSEARNIRLALAADGINPHSNLSSRYRSKQPGNDIDVYLEVLVDDLQLLWEGVDGVYDAYRREVFTLKAVLLWTINDFPAYGNLSGCTTHGYYACPICGEDTYAKHLQNGKKMSFAGHRRFLPRFHPYRRQIKEFNGMEELGEAGRPLSGIKLFDKLSDITCEFGKKTSGKTKDNVAARLDMVQMGIRPQLAPKIGEKRTYLPPAACSFTKNERLQVCRSLMDIKVSEGFSSNMKNLVCIDEMKLSSLKSHDSHVIMQHFLPIVIRNSLPKYVRYIVIRLCFFFKDICCKIIDVAKLDKLQSDLIVTLCLLEQYFPPSFFDIMLHLTVHLVREVQLCGPVYFRWMYPFERCMKVLKSYVGSRKYPEGCIVRRYAAEEAVEFCSEYLNDLDPVGVPKSLRDPNASIPGFSASNSSIIIQQIDLQQAHLTVLENTEEISPYIIEHKSFLKTMFPKKQKDARWIQDAHNKRFIDWFRAKVAAEIDSCNGGMTSSLRWLAHGPCVRVLKCDSYVINDNLYQTKERDDEKVCQNSGVSLLANTMLVSNDKGIQYNDECGFTLVNLNKRGHQKDEFVLASQVRQVFYVADPLNKGWSIVLQVPNRCYKGEEDLWTRIPEARPIDNVDIHWKRKMRPKKQRKIAKYDEPRVVEDTELHQDADGLAAAEL